CTTCCAGGGCCTTATCTACTTTCGATAATTCCAGAATCCTCCGGGCCAGTTCCAGCACCTCTTCATGACCTGAAAGTGATGCATAACATCTTAATTGCCCGACCATAGCAGCCTGTTTGGTAGACTGCATTTCGGCAATTTGATCCAGTGCCTTCCAGTACTTCAGCGCCGGTCCGTATTCTATCTTGATCATGTGGATATTTGCAGCTGCCTGCAGTGATTGCTCGGTATAGGTATTCTTGGGCTTGGAGATCACATACTCATATCCCTTGAGTGCCTTGTCGTACGCCTCAATGAAGTACTCACATTCGGATTTATAAAAGTGCGCCTGAACGCTGAAAATACCATCCGGAAAACGTCCGAGATAATTTTCGAAATCCTTCATCGCTCCGCTGCAATCACTCTTCATATACCTCAGATAAGCCGCTTCGTAGGTGATCGAATCCTGGGCTGTAAGCTCAATAGAAGTTCCCGGCAGTTTATTTTTCACCCATTCGAAATAGGCATCCACCTGACCACGCTCCACGTAGTATTCCTTCAAAGCATTCAGCGCTTCCCGGGCTGCATCGGTGCCCATATGCTCAACGGCAACTTTTTCAAATGAAGCCCTCGCCTCCTCTGACTTTCCGGATTGCAGAAAGATCAGTCCCCTTTTCATGATGGCATCTTTCACGTAAACACTCTGGGGGTAGTCCTTTTCCACGCGGGCATATTCTTTCAATGCATCCTCCGGACGATTCATCGTACCGTAAGCATTGGCCAGTTCATAGGTAGCTGCGGCGCGATAGCCAGACTTAGAATGGGAAGCCAGCAGCGACTCCAGGGTCTTGACCTTTTCTCCATACTTACTTAACACACCTTGTACCATTGCCTTCTGATAAAGCGCATAGTCCATATCTGCAGCTGCAACGGAGATGGCCTTGTCGTAATACTCGAGGGCATTGTAGAAGTCTTTATTCACATAATAACAATCA
This sequence is a window from Flavobacteriales bacterium. Protein-coding genes within it:
- a CDS encoding tetratricopeptide repeat protein, whose amino-acid sequence is DCYYVNKDFYNALEYYDKAISVAAADMDYALYQKAMVQGVLSKYGEKVKTLESLLASHSKSGYRAAATYELANAYGTMNRPEDALKEYARVEKDYPQSVYVKDAIMKRGLIFLQSGKSEEARASFEKVAVEHMGTDAAREALNALKEYYVERGQVDAYFEWVKNKLPGTSIELTAQDSITYEAAYLRYMKSDCSGAMKDFENYLGRFPDGIFSVQAHFYKSECEYFIEAYDKALKGYEYVISKPKNTYTEQSLQAAANIHMIKIEYGPALKYWKALDQIAEMQSTKQAAMVGQLRCYASLSGHEEVLELARRILELSKVDKALEVEIHLLWGESALGLNRSDEAMEQFEWVFKHSKGQMAARAQYRKASILHSRQEYKASEEAIFTLIDELTSYDEWVAKALLLLAENYYQQGDLFQAKYTLKSLVEDARVESVKKQARERLAIIEAEEKANQRVRERDTLEIELDRNPVPDRTQKEEDHE